In the Candidatus Palauibacter australiensis genome, GTGCCCGGCGGCGCAGCCAGCGTCACGCGCGCCCCGATCGCCTGCGTGTTTCCCGCCTCCCCGAGCACGCGCAGGGCGACCCGCGCCCTCCCGGCGTCGTTCCGCAGGATGAGCGGCGGTTCGTCCAGGCGCGTGATCACGACGTCGCGGTCGCCGTCCCGGTCGAAGTCCGCCGCCGCGATCCCGTGGCTCACGTCCGGCTCCGTCCCGTATCCCCAGCTTCGGGTCATGTCGACGAAGGCGCCGTCGCCGAGATTGCGGAACGCGAGGTTCCGCAGCCGGAGCGGCGGAAACACCCCGAGTTCCTCGCGCCAGTCCACCTGGATGCGGCCGGTCCGCAGCGCCTCCTGCGTGTCGCCGTCGAGCGGATCCCAGCCGTGTCCGTTCGTGATCAGCAGGTCCTCGTAGCCGTCGAGTTCGACGTCGAGGAACATCGCGCCCCACGTCCATTCCGAGGCGTCGAGCCCCGCCGCACGCGCCGTCTCGGCCCAGGTCCCGTCGCCCCGGTTGAGCTGCAGGGTGTTCCGGTCCGCCGACACCCGCGTCCCGTGCCCGCCGGGGGGCGTCCATCCGGCCGCGCCGAGGGCGACCTGCTCCCGCCTCCGCACCGGATCGGGCGAGAGCATCTCCGTCGTCACGAAGTCCGTGTCGCCATCTCCGTCGATGTCCGAGAAGTCGACCCCCATCGAGGAGGCGCTCTCGGTGCGGAAGGCGAGTTCCGAAGCGGCGGTGAAGACGCCCCCCTCGTTGAGCCAGAACCCGTCCCGGCTCCCCAGGTCGTTGGCGACGAAGAGGTCGGCGTCCCCGTCGTCGTCCGCATCGAAGAAGCGCGCGACCAGTCCCCACGCCCGCGGCACCTCCGCGACCGGCTCGCCGTCCGCACCCCGAAACGCTCCGCCTCCGAGGCCGACGGGTTCGAAGCGGCCCGACCCATCGTTGAGGTAGAACTCGTCCGGATCCGCGAGTTCGAACCGCAGCACCCGCTCTCCCTCCAGCCGCAGCCGGTAGTGGCGGTCGTAGGGCGGCCTCACGACCAGCTCGTCCCCCACCCGATCGGCCATCTCCCGCGGACTCCGCTCCTCGGGGCTGAAGAGGTCGTCCGCCTGCACCGTCTTGTAGTTGGCGAAGTACGCGTCGAGGTCCCCGTCCCCGTCGGTGTCGGCGAGCGCGAGCGTGCTGCTTCCCCATTCCCCTTCGAACCCCGCGTCGACCTCCTCGAAGACGCCGCTCCCGTCGTTCAGGAGGAGCGCGTTCGTCCCCCCGTGTACGGCAACGAAGAGGTCGAGGTCGCCGTCGCCCTCCGCATCGGCGAGCACGGCGCCCCGCGACAGCCGGTCCCCGAGCCCGGCCCCGGAGCGCGCCGTCACGTCCTCGAAGCGCCAGCCTCCCAGGTTGCGGTAGAGGACGTTCGGCCGGTCCAGCATGCAGAGGTAGAGGTCGACCCAGCCGTCCCCGTCCACGTCCCCGAGCGCTGCGCCGACGCCGTGGATGAGCGTGCGGTTCGCGAGCCGGGCCTCCCGCGAGACGGTGGGGACCGCCTCGATGCCCGTTCTCCGCGGCTCCAGCGACGTGAAGCCGCCCCCGGGCTCCCCCCGGAACGACAGGAGACGCGCGCGGGCGCCGTCCCCCTCCTCGACCCAGTCGATCGAGACCGGCGGGGCGGAGGCATCGCAGCCGGCGAAGAGGCCGGCGGCGCAGGCTGCGGCGGAGAAAACGAGGCGGCGGGTTTTGCCGCGGGCGGCTATTCGCCGTCTCCGCGGAAGACGGACCGCATCCCCTCCACCGCGTCGCGGGCCCCTTCCGCCGCCCGCGCGAAGACCTTGGCGAGTTCCCGCTTCCCCGTGCCGACGAGGGGGATGTCGAAGGTGAAGTGGACCGCCACACCGGCGGGGCGCACGTTTTCCGTCGGATCGGTCCACCCGCCGTCCGGGTCGAGCGCGCCCTCGATGTGCACCTCGACCGTGTCCGAGACCGCCCCCACCTCCTGCGCCACCTTGGAGAGCCGCGTCGCGAGCGCGTCGTTGCGCGAGGGGTTCGACTCCCGCTCGTCCAGCCAGAGGGCGGGAGGCGCGACGTCGATGTGGACGTATCCGAGCATCACCTCGCCGTCGAGTTCCAGCGCGTCGCGCGCGTTGTGGCCCGGGACGTCCGATGGGGGCGAGGCGAGGTAGGTGCCGAGCCCCTCGGTGCCGATGTTGGCGAGGCCGAGCGCCATCTCGTCGATGACGAGTTCGACCATGGCGGACGGCGCGTGGAGGGTGTCCAGCGCGCCGGACTCGAGGATGTCGAGCTCTGACTGGTCGTAGGCCACGACGCGGAAGAACCAGGAGAGCGGCTCCTGGCGGCCCTCGAAGAGGTCCCGCGCGCCCAGCCCCCTGTCGCGCAGGGCGCTGAGCAGCAGTGCGCTCAACTGGTGTCGCGTGAGTTCAGCCACGGTTCATCCGACGCTACGGGATCGGCGGGTCGCCTAGGGCGTGATCATGACGTGGGCGTTCGCCGTACCCGCCCCCATCAGCCACGCGCCCCTCGTCGCCCTCGTGGGGAGACCCAGATCTTCGGCGGTCGCGAAGGGCGTGTAGATGACCGCCTGGTGCCGCTGCACCGCATCCATGTCTCCGGACCAGCCTTCGGCCGCGTAGATCGCGTGCAGGAAGGCGTAACTCGGCATCTCCAGCGTACCCGCCTCGATCTCGGCCATCCGCTGCTCGACGTTGGGCCGGCCGACGGTCCCCTGCGAAGTGAGTTCGCGGCCGCGCGCCATGTAGGGCTCGAGCGACGTGTGATAGCAGGCGGAGTGGAAGCCGTCGGCGGCGGGGTCGTCCGCGACGCAGACGAACGGCCCGGCGCCCTCGCGCAGCGTCACCCACTCGTCCCCCTGCTTCTGGATGACCTTCGCGGTCGCCTGCTCGGTTTCGGTGGGGATGGGCGCAACGGCGAGCGCGACCGCGTCCTGGGCGGCCAGATCCGCGGCAACGACCGAAAGCGCGGCAACCGACAGCGCGGCAGCCGTCGTGGCGAGGGCGGTGAACGAACGGCGAAACATGCGGTCCTCCTGGGGCTGGAACTTTCCGGGAATAGGCACTCACCGGCCCCGCCGCGCAATCGAGAGCGTTCTCGCGCCGTGCGGTGCGTTGCGCGCGGCGGTCAGGCGGTCAAGATTCGCGGCGCCGCCGCATACGCAGCAGAACCGTGAATCAACACCGTGGATCAACACCGTGGATGATGGGAGTCGCCCTTGAGCGTTCGAATCTGTGTCCCGCGGGAGACCGCCGCCGGGGAGTCGCGGGTCGCCCTCACGCCGGACGGGGCGAAGCGCCTGCGCTCGGATGACATTTCGATCGCCATCGAGGCGGGGGCGGGGCTGGCGGCCGGATTCCCCGACACAGACTACGAGCAGGTGGGCGTGGAGATCGTCGCCGACGCCGGCCAGCTCCTGGGCGAAGCCGACATCGTGTTCAGGGTCGCCCCGCCTTCCGAGGCGGAGGCGGACGGACTCCGGGAGGGTACGGTCCTCGCCTGCCTCCTCCGCCCGCACGAGAACGCGGCGCTGATCGAGCGGCTGGCCGGGGGCGGGGTCACGGCGCTGGCGCTGGAACTCGTGCCGCGGATCACGCGCGCGCAGTCGATGGACGCCCTCTCCTCGCAGAGCAACCTGGCGGGCTACAAGGCCGTCCTTCTCGGCGCGAACTCGCTGGGACGGATCTTTCCCCTCCTCATGACGGCGGCGGGGACGCTCTCACCGGCGCGCGTGCTCGTGCTCGGGGCGGGGGTCGCGGGCTTGCAGGCGCTCGCGACGGCGCGCCGGCTCGGCGCGGACACCTGGGGCTACGACATCCGCGCCGCCGTGCGCGAGGAGGTCGAGAGCCTCGGCGCGAAGTTCGTGGACCTGCAGGAGGGTGCCGAGGGCGCCGAGGGCGCGGCGGAGGACGCGGAGACGGAGGGCGGTTACGCGAAGGAACTCGAAGAGGCGGAGCAGGCGCGGCAGCGGGAGCTGCTAGCGCAGCACGTGGCGCGCGCGGACGTCGTCATCACGACGGCGCTCGTGCCGGGCCGACCCGCCCCGGTGCTGATCACCGAGGAGACGGTGGACCGGATGAAGACGGGCTCGGTGATCGTCGATCTGGCCGGCGAGGCGGGGGGCAACTGTGCCCTTTCGTCGCCCGGAGAGACGGTCGTTGAGCGCGGCGTGACGATCCACGCCCCGCTCAACGTGCCCGGCTCGCTTCCCTACCACGCCAGCCAGTTGCTCGGACGCAACCTCTCCGCGCTCGTGAAGCCGATGATCGGGGAGGAGGGCGTGGCGGTGGACCTGGAGGACGACGTGATCGGGCCCTGCTGCGTGACGCACGCGGGCGAGGTCCGGTTCGGCGCGTGACGCACGCGTGACGCACGCATGATGACGGAGCCCGGAGCCGTCGCTCCCGGGCGCAACCCAACGACGAGGCCTGGCCGATGGAAGGAACGCTCCTGATCGGACTGTATGTGTTCGTGCTCGCGATGTTCGTGGGCTTCGAACTCATCACGAAGGTGCCGCCCACGCTGCACACGCCGCTCATGTCGGGGTCGAACGCGATCTCCGGGATCTCGATCGTGGGCGCGCTGCTCGTGATCGGACGCGCCGGAGACGCGCATCTCATGCGGTGGATCGGGCTGGCGGCGCTGATCCTCGCCACGATCAACGTCGTCGGCGGCTTTCTCGTCACCGACCGCATGCTCCAGATGTTCAAGAGCAAGGACGCGAGCTGAGCGATGGAAATGTCCGGATTCTCCACGATCATCCCGCTCGCCTACCTGGCGTCCGCCGTTCTCTTCATCCTCGGGATCAAGCGGCTCAGCCATCCGGAAACGGCGGCGGGCGGCAACCGGCTCGCCGCCGTCGGCATGCTGCTCGCGGTGATCGCGACGCTGCTCGAGAGCGGCCTGGAGTACACGTGGATCATCGCCGGCGTCGCCATCGGGGGGCTGATCGGTGGCGTCATGGCCCGGACCGTGAAGATGACGGCCATGCCGGAGATGGTCGCGGTCTTCAACGGCTTCGGCGGGGCCGCGTCCGGCCTCGTCGCGGTCGGGGAATACCTGCGGGTCGCGGGCGGCGCGGGCACGGAGGCGCTCGCCATCGACTCCGGGGTGTCGATCATGGCCGGGACGCTGATCGGCGCCGTCACCTTCTCGGGCAGCATGATCGCGTTCGGGAAGCTGCAGGGGTTCGTGACCGGCAACGCGATCTCGAACCCGCTCGTGAAGTTCTCCGCCGGCCTCCTGCTGGGCTTCGCCGTGGTCCTGGCGGTCTACCTGGTCGGCTTCGAGTCGAGCCTCGTCTTCTACGGGTGTCTGATCGCGGCCGCGCTCATCCTCGGCGTCCTGTTCGTGATTCCGATCGGGGGCGCGGACATGCCCGTCGTGGTGGCGCTGCTCAACTCCTATTCCGGGCTCGCGGCGGCTTCGGCCGGGTTCGTGCTCGAGAACAACGCGCTCATCATCTCGGGCGCGCTCGTGGGCGCCTCGGGGCTCATCCTCACCGGCATCATGTGCCGCGCGATGAACCGCTCGCTGGCGAACGTCCTGTTCAGCGCCTTCGGGACCGGCGCGGCGACGGCGGGGCGCGCGGCGGACGGCGACCGGGTGGCGACGCCGATCGAGGCCGAGGACTCCGCCATGGTCCTGGGCTACGCCTCGCAGGTCATCTTCGTGCCCGGCTACGGCCTCGCGGTGGCGCAGGCGCAGCACCGGGTGCGCGAACTCGCCGACCTGCTGACCGAGCGCGGCGTCTCGGTGCGCTACTGCGTACACCCGGTGGCGGGGCGGATGCCCGGCCACATGAACGTCCTCCTCGCCGAGGCGAACGTGCCGTACGAGCAGCTCTGCGAGCCCGAGGACGTGAACCCGGACATGGAGAACATCGATGTCGCCGTGGTCGTGGGCGCGAACGACGTGGTGAACCCGCTCGCGCGCGACGACCCCTCGAGCCCGATCGGGGGCATGCCAATCATCGAGACGGACCGCGCGAAGACGTGCATCGTCATCAAGCGCTCGCTCTCGGTGGGCTACGCCGGCATCGACAACCCGCTCTTCTACCTGCGGAACAACCGCATGTTCTTCGGAGACGCCTCCGACGCCCTCGCCCGCATCACGGAGGAAGTGAAGCAGCTCTGACGGCTAAGGAATCACGTCGACCGCGTCCGAGGCGCCCGGCGGGGTCAGTTGCGCGACGCCCCTGTCGAACGTCGCAAGGCACCCGCCTCGATGCATGGCGAGCGTCAAGAGG is a window encoding:
- a CDS encoding Re/Si-specific NAD(P)(+) transhydrogenase subunit alpha, with amino-acid sequence MSVRICVPRETAAGESRVALTPDGAKRLRSDDISIAIEAGAGLAAGFPDTDYEQVGVEIVADAGQLLGEADIVFRVAPPSEAEADGLREGTVLACLLRPHENAALIERLAGGGVTALALELVPRITRAQSMDALSSQSNLAGYKAVLLGANSLGRIFPLLMTAAGTLSPARVLVLGAGVAGLQALATARRLGADTWGYDIRAAVREEVESLGAKFVDLQEGAEGAEGAAEDAETEGGYAKELEEAEQARQRELLAQHVARADVVITTALVPGRPAPVLITEETVDRMKTGSVIVDLAGEAGGNCALSSPGETVVERGVTIHAPLNVPGSLPYHASQLLGRNLSALVKPMIGEEGVAVDLEDDVIGPCCVTHAGEVRFGA
- a CDS encoding NAD(P) transhydrogenase subunit alpha — its product is MEGTLLIGLYVFVLAMFVGFELITKVPPTLHTPLMSGSNAISGISIVGALLVIGRAGDAHLMRWIGLAALILATINVVGGFLVTDRMLQMFKSKDAS
- a CDS encoding NAD(P)(+) transhydrogenase (Re/Si-specific) subunit beta codes for the protein MSGFSTIIPLAYLASAVLFILGIKRLSHPETAAGGNRLAAVGMLLAVIATLLESGLEYTWIIAGVAIGGLIGGVMARTVKMTAMPEMVAVFNGFGGAASGLVAVGEYLRVAGGAGTEALAIDSGVSIMAGTLIGAVTFSGSMIAFGKLQGFVTGNAISNPLVKFSAGLLLGFAVVLAVYLVGFESSLVFYGCLIAAALILGVLFVIPIGGADMPVVVALLNSYSGLAAASAGFVLENNALIISGALVGASGLILTGIMCRAMNRSLANVLFSAFGTGAATAGRAADGDRVATPIEAEDSAMVLGYASQVIFVPGYGLAVAQAQHRVRELADLLTERGVSVRYCVHPVAGRMPGHMNVLLAEANVPYEQLCEPEDVNPDMENIDVAVVVGANDVVNPLARDDPSSPIGGMPIIETDRAKTCIVIKRSLSVGYAGIDNPLFYLRNNRMFFGDASDALARITEEVKQL